A region from the Vicia villosa cultivar HV-30 ecotype Madison, WI linkage group LG3, Vvil1.0, whole genome shotgun sequence genome encodes:
- the LOC131659427 gene encoding putative B3 domain-containing protein At1g78640, translated as MSSYPKTIVCLHLSLNVCTCLGDTQIVEKQKRVQQETNVSTTNSTCTTVGTSSDCSTNVGDSWMIKKVLTKSDLDDNCRLLLNKDLAKKWVVPMVDKAKAENEGDEVEVFDVDTGFPVSLTFKIRPSNDSHVFNNTWITDFVDRRSLKKGDEIGLKWNEEKKRFDFSVLHRSDDN; from the coding sequence ATGTCTTCATATCCCAAAACAATTGTTTGTCTCCATCTATCTCTTAATGTTTGTACTTGTCTCGGTGACACACAAATTGTCGAGAAACAAAAACGTGTCCAACAAGAAACCAATGTTTCAACAACAAACAGCACGTGCACTACTGTTGGGACAAGTTCTGATTGTTCAACCAATGTTGGTGATTCATGGATGATCAAGAAGGTGCTGACAAAGAGTGATCTTGACGACAATTGCAGACTTTTGTTGAATAAAGATTTGGCTAAGAAATGGGTGGTTCCTATGGTGGATAAAGCTAAAGCTGAAAACGAAGGTGATGAAGTCGAAGTGTTTGATGTCGACACTGGCTTTCCTGTTTCTCTTACTTTCAAGATACGACCTTCAAATGACAGTCATGTCTTCAACAATACATGGATTACAGATTTTGTAGACAGGAGAAGCTTAAAGAAAGGAGATGAAATTGGTCTCAAATGGAATGAAGAgaagaaaagatttgatttttctgtTCTTCATCGATCTGATGATAATTAG